The Caenorhabditis elegans chromosome II genome has a segment encoding these proteins:
- the abu-11 gene encoding Activated in Blocked Unfolded protein response (Product from WormBase gene class abu;~Confirmed by transcript evidence) translates to MNTKFSILFSLLAVSALAVAAEENVFLRARRQSSCGCAIPAAPQCNCQPAQTNTAQQSCSCAQAQQPSSCGCAQQYQQQQCAPTCQSSCEQSCVAQQQPIAQCQSSCSSTCQSACAQPVQLQQPAQQQCQQDCQAACPQQQQPQQQCQQQCQTTCQSDDQYSQQLIQQQTYAQPGQIPAYTGRSEYNTAPPQQQQASQCNTCQNSCLNTCQQQQQPVQQCQSSCDQSCQPQCATPSGSAYNQVNYQPQAQNNYQTNNNYQQPGAIPSYQGASQTAAPTYQPYRDTNVQVGGTISQCNTCQTQCNQECQVQQTPVNQCAPQCDAQCQPACSPAAPAAPVQTQQQIQLTINVPVARQSPQCQPQCEQSCNTQCIQQQQPISQCQPACQQSCSASCRK, encoded by the exons ATGAacaccaaattttcaattctcttTTCGCTTTTGGCGGTTTCAGCACTTGCGGTGGCTGCTGAGGAGAATGTG TTCCTCCGCGCTCGTCGCCAATCTTCATGTGGATGCGCCATTCCAGCTGCTCCACAATGCAACTGCCAACCAGCTCAAACCAACACCGCCCAACAATCTTGCTCCTGCGCTCAAGCTCAACAGCCATCAAGCTGCGGATGCGCTCAACAGTATCAGCAACAACAGTGTGCACCAACTTGTCAGAGCTCCTGTGAACAGAGCTGTGTTGCCCAGCAACAG CCAATCGCCCAGTGCCAATCATCTTGCTCTTCCACTTGCCAGTCCGCATGCGCTCAGCCAGTTCAGCTTCAGCAGCCAGCTCAGCAACAGTGCCAACAAGATTGTCAAGCTGCTTGcccacaacaacaacaaccacAGCAACAGTGCCAGCAGCAATGCCAGACGACATGTCAATCCGATGATCAGTACTCTCAACAATTGATCCAACAGCAAACCTACGCTCAGCCAGGACAAATCCCAGCCTACACCGGAAGATCCGAGTACAATACTGCCCCACCACAACAGCAACAAGCCAGTCAATGCAATACCTGCCAAAACTCGTGCCTTAACACATGCCAGCAGCAACAGCAGCCAGTGCAACAGTGCCAATCATCATGTGATCAATCGTGCCAGCCACAATGTGCCACGCCATCTGGCTCCGCTTACAACCAAGTCAACTACCAGCCACAGGCCCAGAACAACTACCAAACCAACAACAACTACCAACAGCCAGGAGCCATTCCATCATACCAAGGAGCTTCCCAGACTGCTGCACCAACCTACCAGCCATACAGAGACACCAATGTTCAG GTCGGAGGAACCATCTCCCAGTGCAACACTTGCCAAACCCAGTGCAACCAGGAATGCCAAGTCCAGCAGACCCCAGTGAACCAGTGCGCTCCACAATGCGACGCTCAATGCCAGCCAGCCTGCTCCCCAGCTGCTCCAGCAGCTCCAGTTCAAACGCAACAACAAATTCAGCTTACCATCAATGTTCCAGTTGCTCGTCAGTCCCCACAGTGTCAGCCACAATGTGAGCAAAGCTGCAACACCCAATGCATTCAGCAACAGCAACCAATCTCGCAGTGTCAGCCAGCTTGTCAGCAGAGTTGTTCGGCTTCCTGCAGAAAGTAA